A region from the Onthophagus taurus isolate NC chromosome 8, IU_Otau_3.0, whole genome shotgun sequence genome encodes:
- the LOC111425294 gene encoding zwei Ig domain protein zig-8-like isoform X1: protein MYPFLIYQAFFYIFCLLWTDTAEQVVKRGVQPSGRRIGYNSLDGPQTSPMPEMTLPPRKFDPQFDLTTPKNVTALVGKSAYLSCRVRNIGNKTVSWIRHRDIHILTVGSYTYTSDQRFQANHHPETDDWTLQVKWAQKRDAGIYECQISTQPVKSYFVTLTVVGFSEYGDYNETMEPNDEVFSKRVPTAAILGGPDLHVDKGSTINLTCAIRFSPEPPAYIFWYHHDDIFLSIYYKSETNFVISYDSSRGGVSVITEKGDITTSFLLIQHADIADSGKYSCSPSNADVASVRVHVLNGEHPAAMQTGSAGLPNTSVTVLALIFIMVSTR from the exons CCGAGCAGGTGGTGAAAAGAGGTGTTCAACCATCTGGGCGCAGAATCGGGTACAATTCCTTGGATGGGCCCCAGACGTCGCCGATGCCTGAGATGACGCTACCTCCAAGAAAATTTGATCCTCAATTCGACTTAACAACTCCGAAAAATGTCACTGCCCTCGTTGGAAAATCGGCCTATTTAAGCTGTCGCGTTCGAAATATCGGAAATAAAACC gtATCTTGGATTCGTCACAGAGATATTCATATTTTAACGGTTGGAAGTTACACTTATACGAGCGATCAACGTTTCCAAGCGAATCACCATCCCGAAACCGACGACTGGACCCTACAAGTGAAATGGGCGCAGAAAAGGGATGCCGGAATCTACGAATGCCAAATCAGCACCCAACCAGTAAAGAGTTACTTCGTCACTCTGACCGTCGTCG GTTTTTCAGAATACGGAGACTACAATGAAACAATGGAACCGAACGATGAGGTGTTTAGTAAAAGAG TACCGACTGCGGCCATCCTGGGCGGACCTGATTTGCACGTTGATAAAGGAAGCACGATAAACTTGACGTGCGCGATCCGGTTCAGCCCTGAGCCGCCTGCGTACATTTTCTGGTACCATCACGACGAT ATTTTCTTGAGTATTTATTATAAGTCTGAAACGAACTTC gtgATCAGTTATGATTCAAGTCGCGGTGGCGTGAGCGTTATAACAGAAAAAGGTGACATCACGACAAGTTTCCTGCTAATTCAGCACGCGGACATCGCGGATTCGGGCAAATATTCCTGCAGTCCTTCGAACGCAGACGTAGCCAGCGTAAGAGTGCACGTGCTCAATG GGGAACATCCTGCGGCAATGCAGACTGGTTCCGCTGGCCTCCCAAACACTTCTGTCACCGTTCTCGCCCTCATCTTCATCATGGTGAGCACAAGGTAG
- the LOC111425294 gene encoding zwei Ig domain protein zig-8-like isoform X3 — protein sequence MYPFLIYQAFFYIFCLLWTDTAEQVVKRGVQPSGRRIGYNSLDGPQTSPMPEMTLPPRKFDPQFDLTTPKNVTALVGKSAYLSCRVRNIGNKTVSWIRHRDIHILTVGSYTYTSDQRFQANHHPETDDWTLQVKWAQKRDAGIYECQISTQPVKSYFVTLTVVGFSEYGDYNETMEPNDEVFSKRVPTAAILGGPDLHVDKGSTINLTCAIRFSPEPPAYIFWYHHDDVISYDSSRGGVSVITEKGDITTSFLLIQHADIADSGKYSCSPSNADVASVRVHVLNGEHPAAMQTGSAGLPNTSVTVLALIFIMVSTR from the exons CCGAGCAGGTGGTGAAAAGAGGTGTTCAACCATCTGGGCGCAGAATCGGGTACAATTCCTTGGATGGGCCCCAGACGTCGCCGATGCCTGAGATGACGCTACCTCCAAGAAAATTTGATCCTCAATTCGACTTAACAACTCCGAAAAATGTCACTGCCCTCGTTGGAAAATCGGCCTATTTAAGCTGTCGCGTTCGAAATATCGGAAATAAAACC gtATCTTGGATTCGTCACAGAGATATTCATATTTTAACGGTTGGAAGTTACACTTATACGAGCGATCAACGTTTCCAAGCGAATCACCATCCCGAAACCGACGACTGGACCCTACAAGTGAAATGGGCGCAGAAAAGGGATGCCGGAATCTACGAATGCCAAATCAGCACCCAACCAGTAAAGAGTTACTTCGTCACTCTGACCGTCGTCG GTTTTTCAGAATACGGAGACTACAATGAAACAATGGAACCGAACGATGAGGTGTTTAGTAAAAGAG TACCGACTGCGGCCATCCTGGGCGGACCTGATTTGCACGTTGATAAAGGAAGCACGATAAACTTGACGTGCGCGATCCGGTTCAGCCCTGAGCCGCCTGCGTACATTTTCTGGTACCATCACGACGAT gtgATCAGTTATGATTCAAGTCGCGGTGGCGTGAGCGTTATAACAGAAAAAGGTGACATCACGACAAGTTTCCTGCTAATTCAGCACGCGGACATCGCGGATTCGGGCAAATATTCCTGCAGTCCTTCGAACGCAGACGTAGCCAGCGTAAGAGTGCACGTGCTCAATG GGGAACATCCTGCGGCAATGCAGACTGGTTCCGCTGGCCTCCCAAACACTTCTGTCACCGTTCTCGCCCTCATCTTCATCATGGTGAGCACAAGGTAG
- the LOC111425294 gene encoding zwei Ig domain protein zig-8-like isoform X2, translating to MYPFLIYQAFFYIFCLLWTDTAEQVVKRGVQPSGRRIGYNSLDGPQTSPMPEMTLPPRKFDPQFDLTTPKNVTALVGKSAYLSCRVRNIGNKTVSWIRHRDIHILTVGSYTYTSDQRFQANHHPETDDWTLQVKWAQKRDAGIYECQISTQPVKSYFVTLTVVEYGDYNETMEPNDEVFSKRVPTAAILGGPDLHVDKGSTINLTCAIRFSPEPPAYIFWYHHDDIFLSIYYKSETNFVISYDSSRGGVSVITEKGDITTSFLLIQHADIADSGKYSCSPSNADVASVRVHVLNGEHPAAMQTGSAGLPNTSVTVLALIFIMVSTR from the exons CCGAGCAGGTGGTGAAAAGAGGTGTTCAACCATCTGGGCGCAGAATCGGGTACAATTCCTTGGATGGGCCCCAGACGTCGCCGATGCCTGAGATGACGCTACCTCCAAGAAAATTTGATCCTCAATTCGACTTAACAACTCCGAAAAATGTCACTGCCCTCGTTGGAAAATCGGCCTATTTAAGCTGTCGCGTTCGAAATATCGGAAATAAAACC gtATCTTGGATTCGTCACAGAGATATTCATATTTTAACGGTTGGAAGTTACACTTATACGAGCGATCAACGTTTCCAAGCGAATCACCATCCCGAAACCGACGACTGGACCCTACAAGTGAAATGGGCGCAGAAAAGGGATGCCGGAATCTACGAATGCCAAATCAGCACCCAACCAGTAAAGAGTTACTTCGTCACTCTGACCGTCGTCG AATACGGAGACTACAATGAAACAATGGAACCGAACGATGAGGTGTTTAGTAAAAGAG TACCGACTGCGGCCATCCTGGGCGGACCTGATTTGCACGTTGATAAAGGAAGCACGATAAACTTGACGTGCGCGATCCGGTTCAGCCCTGAGCCGCCTGCGTACATTTTCTGGTACCATCACGACGAT ATTTTCTTGAGTATTTATTATAAGTCTGAAACGAACTTC gtgATCAGTTATGATTCAAGTCGCGGTGGCGTGAGCGTTATAACAGAAAAAGGTGACATCACGACAAGTTTCCTGCTAATTCAGCACGCGGACATCGCGGATTCGGGCAAATATTCCTGCAGTCCTTCGAACGCAGACGTAGCCAGCGTAAGAGTGCACGTGCTCAATG GGGAACATCCTGCGGCAATGCAGACTGGTTCCGCTGGCCTCCCAAACACTTCTGTCACCGTTCTCGCCCTCATCTTCATCATGGTGAGCACAAGGTAG
- the LOC111425294 gene encoding zwei Ig domain protein zig-8-like isoform X4 — protein MYPFLIYQAFFYIFCLLWTDTAEQVVKRGVQPSGRRIGYNSLDGPQTSPMPEMTLPPRKFDPQFDLTTPKNVTALVGKSAYLSCRVRNIGNKTVSWIRHRDIHILTVGSYTYTSDQRFQANHHPETDDWTLQVKWAQKRDAGIYECQISTQPVKSYFVTLTVVVPTAAILGGPDLHVDKGSTINLTCAIRFSPEPPAYIFWYHHDDIFLSIYYKSETNFVISYDSSRGGVSVITEKGDITTSFLLIQHADIADSGKYSCSPSNADVASVRVHVLNGEHPAAMQTGSAGLPNTSVTVLALIFIMVSTR, from the exons CCGAGCAGGTGGTGAAAAGAGGTGTTCAACCATCTGGGCGCAGAATCGGGTACAATTCCTTGGATGGGCCCCAGACGTCGCCGATGCCTGAGATGACGCTACCTCCAAGAAAATTTGATCCTCAATTCGACTTAACAACTCCGAAAAATGTCACTGCCCTCGTTGGAAAATCGGCCTATTTAAGCTGTCGCGTTCGAAATATCGGAAATAAAACC gtATCTTGGATTCGTCACAGAGATATTCATATTTTAACGGTTGGAAGTTACACTTATACGAGCGATCAACGTTTCCAAGCGAATCACCATCCCGAAACCGACGACTGGACCCTACAAGTGAAATGGGCGCAGAAAAGGGATGCCGGAATCTACGAATGCCAAATCAGCACCCAACCAGTAAAGAGTTACTTCGTCACTCTGACCGTCGTCG TACCGACTGCGGCCATCCTGGGCGGACCTGATTTGCACGTTGATAAAGGAAGCACGATAAACTTGACGTGCGCGATCCGGTTCAGCCCTGAGCCGCCTGCGTACATTTTCTGGTACCATCACGACGAT ATTTTCTTGAGTATTTATTATAAGTCTGAAACGAACTTC gtgATCAGTTATGATTCAAGTCGCGGTGGCGTGAGCGTTATAACAGAAAAAGGTGACATCACGACAAGTTTCCTGCTAATTCAGCACGCGGACATCGCGGATTCGGGCAAATATTCCTGCAGTCCTTCGAACGCAGACGTAGCCAGCGTAAGAGTGCACGTGCTCAATG GGGAACATCCTGCGGCAATGCAGACTGGTTCCGCTGGCCTCCCAAACACTTCTGTCACCGTTCTCGCCCTCATCTTCATCATGGTGAGCACAAGGTAG
- the LOC111425294 gene encoding zwei Ig domain protein zig-8-like isoform X5, with amino-acid sequence MYPFLIYQAFFYIFCLLWTDTAEQVVKRGVQPSGRRIGYNSLDGPQTSPMPEMTLPPRKFDPQFDLTTPKNVTALVGKSAYLSCRVRNIGNKTVSWIRHRDIHILTVGSYTYTSDQRFQANHHPETDDWTLQVKWAQKRDAGIYECQISTQPVKSYFVTLTVVVPTAAILGGPDLHVDKGSTINLTCAIRFSPEPPAYIFWYHHDDVISYDSSRGGVSVITEKGDITTSFLLIQHADIADSGKYSCSPSNADVASVRVHVLNGEHPAAMQTGSAGLPNTSVTVLALIFIMVSTR; translated from the exons CCGAGCAGGTGGTGAAAAGAGGTGTTCAACCATCTGGGCGCAGAATCGGGTACAATTCCTTGGATGGGCCCCAGACGTCGCCGATGCCTGAGATGACGCTACCTCCAAGAAAATTTGATCCTCAATTCGACTTAACAACTCCGAAAAATGTCACTGCCCTCGTTGGAAAATCGGCCTATTTAAGCTGTCGCGTTCGAAATATCGGAAATAAAACC gtATCTTGGATTCGTCACAGAGATATTCATATTTTAACGGTTGGAAGTTACACTTATACGAGCGATCAACGTTTCCAAGCGAATCACCATCCCGAAACCGACGACTGGACCCTACAAGTGAAATGGGCGCAGAAAAGGGATGCCGGAATCTACGAATGCCAAATCAGCACCCAACCAGTAAAGAGTTACTTCGTCACTCTGACCGTCGTCG TACCGACTGCGGCCATCCTGGGCGGACCTGATTTGCACGTTGATAAAGGAAGCACGATAAACTTGACGTGCGCGATCCGGTTCAGCCCTGAGCCGCCTGCGTACATTTTCTGGTACCATCACGACGAT gtgATCAGTTATGATTCAAGTCGCGGTGGCGTGAGCGTTATAACAGAAAAAGGTGACATCACGACAAGTTTCCTGCTAATTCAGCACGCGGACATCGCGGATTCGGGCAAATATTCCTGCAGTCCTTCGAACGCAGACGTAGCCAGCGTAAGAGTGCACGTGCTCAATG GGGAACATCCTGCGGCAATGCAGACTGGTTCCGCTGGCCTCCCAAACACTTCTGTCACCGTTCTCGCCCTCATCTTCATCATGGTGAGCACAAGGTAG
- the LOC111425284 gene encoding zinc finger X-linked protein ZXDA-like translates to MAEDLSIQTLSDDCIFIGSPILEQTENLEDWLNKNGHYLIANDLETLLTEDNENITSDEKDIQLKVSKKGIKNIKNQKQDKIINVESCVKKGLEVYFSFNGTKVSVKFFDKNNKEVMHEYLASLSEMSGPILKEKERQSVIEVTKISINEIPNLFIPCLLTEMGIRIFLCPQNICNQAFSRIGTAKLHALVHIGYKPYQCDYPDCTWAFYTHCKLKRHQTTHEKRKDFVCPIDGCLRRFTTIYNLNNHKRLHERPAELPCPVESCTEKFQSVRDREKHLKTHDRSEAPFRCSFQNCNRSFFLTNALTAHTRTHDHKESELKCKWPNCGKIFEHPCRLKEHSRKHTGQRPYLCTFEDCKWTFSTASKLKRHQSIHTNERKFHCTIGTCNKSFLRSEHLKEHTLTHIGQRSYQCEVCAATFLGKSALFLHLNKSHPDQEACARALPFQNNEKINQDVLLEQAIQSLGVPSDMILGPGLLPEEPMELLETENFSTVNLRDLD, encoded by the exons atggCAGAAGATTTATCAATTCAAACATTATCAGACGATTGCATATTTATTGGATCCCCAATATTGGAACAAACCGAAAATTTAGAAGATTGGCTCAATAAAAATGGTCATTACTTAATAGCAAACGATTTAGAGACTTTATTAACGGAAGATAACGAGAATATAACGTCCGATGAAAAAGACATTCAGTTAAAAGTAAGTAAAAAAGGCATCAAGAATATAAAGAACCAAAAACAAGACAAAATCATAAACGTTGAGAGTTGCGTCAAAAAAGGCTTAGAAgtgtatttttctttcaatggAACAAAAGtttctgtaaaattttttgataaaaacaacaaagaagTGATGCACGAGTATTTGGCGTCTTTATCAGAGATGAGTGGCcctattttaaaagaaaaggaGCGCCAAAGTGTTATTGAAGTAACAAAAATATCGATAAACGAAATccctaatttatttatacctTGTTTACTCACCGAAATGGGAATCCGAATCTTTTTGTGTCCCCAAAATATTTGTAACCAAGCGTTTTCAAGAATCGGGACTGCTAAACTCCACGCTCTCGTCCACATTGGATACAAACCCTATCAATGTGATTACCCCGATTGTACTTGGGCATTTTACACTCACTGCAAATTAAAGCGGCATCAAACCACTCACGAAAAGCGCAAAGATTTTGTTTGCCCAATCGATGGTTGTTTAAGACGTTTCACGAcgatttataacttaaataatcataaaagaCTTCATGAACGTCCAGCAGAACTTCCTTGTCCCGTTGAAAGTTGtacagaaaaatttcaaaGCGTACGAGATCGCGAGAAGCATTTAAAAACGCACGACCGTTCAGAAGCGCCGTTTAgatgttcatttcaaaattgtaatcGATCGTTTTTTTTGACGAACGCGTTAACCGCACATACAAGGACCCATGACCACAAAGAAAGtgaattaaaatgtaaatggCCTAATTGCGggaaaatttttgaacatcCTTGTCGATTGAAAGAACATTCGAGGAAACATACGGGTCAAAGACCCTATTTATGCACTTTTGAAGATTGTAAATGGACATTTTCAACCGCTAGCAAATTAAAACGACACCAAAGTATACATACAAACGAACGAAAATTTCATTGTACCATCGGTACATgtaacaaatcatttttaagaTCTGAACATCTTAAAGAACATACTTTAACACATATTGGTCAAAGAAGTTATCAATGTGAAg TTTGTGCAGCAACATTCCTGGGAAAATCAGCACTTTTCctccatttaaataaaagccATCCAGATCAAGAAGCTTGCGCTAGAGCTTTACCGTTTCAAAATAACGAAAAGATTAATCAGGACGTTTTATTAGAGCAAGCGATTCAAAGTTTGGGGGTTCCGTCAGATATGATTTTAGGGCCGGGCTTGTTACCGGAAGAACCAATGGAGCTTTTGGAGacggaaaatttttcaaccgttAACCTAAGGGATttggattaa
- the LOC111425277 gene encoding conserved oligomeric Golgi complex subunit 2, translating into MDPGNEWKSEYLKDNFAVNATLSKCTQKKDLNEVTENLKLYASELHESMTEILKEETEPIVILAQALSGLSLYLNKLTIPLTQFREEIFGLFELISVTENICKQHLIKSKHLHTDQHYTSLISSISNIAEYVEAIVQKQIEDSGIDLQLFERAIDEYSINVNHLKASKTTDTTENIINPSLEEKLKILTDNKFIQGIKNRDDKTVYSCLRAYVSLNRQEDAELLYKTTFVDPVLSLIFNLKNLENHNFDLNELYKESEAFKTKEMSFLFNILDKNHDLKGFNFTINSYWKSADRLLRDNLSQTTSSGNPELFQKRFQATFNFLTSINFTLKDASFHDHMKRFNLAVYFEIRHQQISASFEKDLVENESLNESLNTGADTELKLKATLAFWRSINHCFHPDIYLNHLCDQFFKLSMLLQGRYLKYINVMAEKSVKEAGSEEFLINCLLDIKLLKKLLGEEIKDNLKESIYKIVHKNFEALIKKAVVCNEKIFNNTYDNVVNQLININIEKGKILLQQVGSIPRLYRRTNKSAPTEPSSYVLEIVKPIVTFHNNYIDILKDDVLQISNISVDKIAKQYLTVIQDVLHSICKTEESLRRLKSRNISVETSQNVDLTSDEAKIREQIRLDVAYFLSILGKLVFDPENDTLKALKKESDCRS; encoded by the exons ATGGATCCTGGAAACGAATGGAAATCGGAATACTTAAAg GATAATTTCGCGGTTAACGCAACTTTatcaaaatgtacccaaaagaAAGATTTAAACGAAGTCACGGAGAACTTAAAATTGTACGCCTCAGAACTCCACGAATCAATGactgaaatattaaaagaagaaacGGAACCGATCGTAATTTTAGCCCAAGCACTAAGCGGGCTTAGTTTATACTTAAACAAATTAACGATTCCTTTGACGCAATTCCGCGAAGAGATCTTCGGGCTATTCGAGTTAATATCCGTAACAGAAAATATTTGCAAACAACACCTAATTAAATCAAAGCATCTCCACACTGACCAACACTACACATCATTAATATCCTCAATAAGTAATATAGCGGAATACGTTGAGGCGATCGTACAAAAGCAAATCGAGGATTCCGGAATTGATTTGCAATTATTTGAGCGTGCAATTGATGAGTATTCGATAAATGTTAACCATTTAAAAGCGTCTAAAACCACGGATACAACCGAGAATATTATAAACCCATCTCTTGaggagaaattaaaaattctcaccgataacaaatttattcaaGGCATCAAAAATCGCGATGACAAAACTGTTTATTCATGTTTAAGAGCCTACGTTAGTTTAAACAGACAAGAAGATGCCGAATTGTTGTATAAAACAACATTCGTTGATCCCGTTTTGAGtctaatatttaatttaaaaaatttagagaATCACAATTTCGATTTAAACGAACTTTACAAGGAAAGCGAAGCGTTTAAAACCAAAGAGATGTCGTTTTTATTCAacattttagataaaaacCACGATTTGAAAGGATTTAACTTCACAATAAACTCCTATTGGAAATCAGCCGATCGTTTATTACGAGACAATTTAAGTCAAACAACATCATCGGGAAATCCTGAATTGTTTCAAAAACGTTTTCAggcaacatttaattttttaacatcgaTAAACTTTACGTTAAAAGATGCGTCATTTCACGATCACATGAAACGATTTAATTTAGCCGTTTACTTTGAAATACGTCACCAACAAATTTCAGCGAGCTTTGAAAAAGATTTGGTTGAAAATGAGAGTTTAAATGAAAGTCTAAATACAGGGGCGGACactgaattaaaattaaaagcaaCCTTGGCTTTTTGGAGGTCAATTAATCATTGTTTTCATCCTGATATATATTTAAACCACCTTTgtgaccaattttttaaactttcaatGTTATTGCAAGgaagatatttaaaatatataaacgtGATGGCTGAGAAATCGGTTAAAGAAGCTGGTTcagaagaatttttaataaattgccttttagatataaagttgttgaaaaaacttttgggcgaagaaataaaagacaaCTTAAAAGAAAGTATTTATAAGATAGtgcataaaaattttgaagctttaattaaaaaagccGTTGTTTGTAACGAAAAGATATTCAACAATACTTACGACAACGTAGTTAACCAACtaattaacataaacattGAAAAAGGAAAGATTTTGTTGCAACAAGTTGGGTCGATCCCTAGATTATACAGAAGAACTAATAAAAGCGCTCCAACCGAACCTAGTTCATACGTTTTAGAAATTGTCAAACCAATCGTAACATTCCACAACAATTATATCGATATATTAAAAGACGATGTTCTTCAAATCAGCAACATTTCAGTTGATAAAATCGCCAAACAGTATTTAACCGTTATCCAAGATGTATTACACTCAATTTGCAAAACCGAAGAATCATTGAGGCGTTTAAAAAGTCGGAATATTTCAGTCGAAACGTCCCAAAATGTTGATTTAACTTCAGATGAAGCTAAAATACGGGAACAAATTCGATTAGATGTAGCATATTTTCTTTCAATT ctaggaaaattagtttttgatcCAGAAAATGATACATTAAAGGCTTTAAAAAAGGAGAGTGATTGTAGGTCTTAA
- the LOC111425302 gene encoding BCL2/adenovirus E1B 19 kDa protein-interacting protein 3 isoform X1, producing the protein MSSSKSSVDDILGDNSSESWVHIGSSCGSQGGGTPGSVTPQLNPEEYIRLLREAQRESNSSSARVSPRSSPKSPPNSPVQGTPLIMEWQSYYLNTEIKDDPEIFCDWSSRPDQQPPKNWTFRTPKADVLSLRYAKVGNDSVFSRRGLCTLFLTNLLSLLLGTGVGLWLSKYGFFVPAVKVR; encoded by the exons ATGTCATCGTCAAAATCAAGTGTGGACGATATCTTAGGAG ACAATTCTTCAGAGTCTTGGGTTCATATCGGATCCAGTTGCGGTTCTCAAGGTGGCGGAACCCCAGGATCTGTAACTCCTCAACTCAACCCAGAGGAGTACATCCGGCTTCTTCGTGAAGCTCAAAGGGAATCCAATTCATCATCTGCACGCGTCTCGCCACGCAGTAGTCCTAAATCACCTCCAAACAGCCCAGTTCAAGGAACTCCACTTATTATGGAATGGCAATCCTATTATCTTAACACTGAAATTAAAGAT GATCCagaaattttttgtgattGGAGTAGCCGTCCTGATCAACAACCACCAAAAAATTGGACATTTAGAACACCAAAAGCTGATGTTTTGAGTTTACGTTATGCCAAAGTGGGTAATGATAGCGTATTTTCTCGTCGAGGTCTCTGCACGTTATTCCTCACGAATTTGCTGTCATTGCTGTTGGGTACTGGTGTAGGATTGTGGTTGAGCAAATACGGCTTTTTTGTGCCAGCTGTAAAGGTCCGTTAA
- the LOC111425302 gene encoding BCL2/adenovirus E1B 19 kDa protein-interacting protein 3 isoform X2 — protein MSSSKSSVDDILGESWVHIGSSCGSQGGGTPGSVTPQLNPEEYIRLLREAQRESNSSSARVSPRSSPKSPPNSPVQGTPLIMEWQSYYLNTEIKDDPEIFCDWSSRPDQQPPKNWTFRTPKADVLSLRYAKVGNDSVFSRRGLCTLFLTNLLSLLLGTGVGLWLSKYGFFVPAVKVR, from the exons ATGTCATCGTCAAAATCAAGTGTGGACGATATCTTAGGAG AGTCTTGGGTTCATATCGGATCCAGTTGCGGTTCTCAAGGTGGCGGAACCCCAGGATCTGTAACTCCTCAACTCAACCCAGAGGAGTACATCCGGCTTCTTCGTGAAGCTCAAAGGGAATCCAATTCATCATCTGCACGCGTCTCGCCACGCAGTAGTCCTAAATCACCTCCAAACAGCCCAGTTCAAGGAACTCCACTTATTATGGAATGGCAATCCTATTATCTTAACACTGAAATTAAAGAT GATCCagaaattttttgtgattGGAGTAGCCGTCCTGATCAACAACCACCAAAAAATTGGACATTTAGAACACCAAAAGCTGATGTTTTGAGTTTACGTTATGCCAAAGTGGGTAATGATAGCGTATTTTCTCGTCGAGGTCTCTGCACGTTATTCCTCACGAATTTGCTGTCATTGCTGTTGGGTACTGGTGTAGGATTGTGGTTGAGCAAATACGGCTTTTTTGTGCCAGCTGTAAAGGTCCGTTAA